One segment of Chitinophagaceae bacterium DNA contains the following:
- a CDS encoding outer membrane beta-barrel protein: protein MKKIIPLLYIIIFLIIGNTSNCFSQSVRVGIKVAPVIAYNRAEFSPADDSLDIASEGAYFSAFPSFVIHFGITDVYHIVSGITYAPKTIHFSLNPKNKYTNLKEEYTLQYIQIPLLFKMNTPDLLPGFRAYAQLGALFDIHIHLKPKDDKNYFIQKVNPIDIGLSFGAGVEKDILHQLVIFAGIYYNRGMLNAVSEAKQKNLIIKNDFISLDIGIKF from the coding sequence GTGAAAAAAATAATACCTCTCTTATACATCATTATCTTTCTTATCATTGGAAATACAAGCAATTGTTTTTCTCAATCGGTGCGAGTAGGAATAAAAGTTGCACCCGTCATAGCATACAACAGAGCAGAATTTTCTCCCGCAGATGATTCTTTAGATATTGCATCGGAAGGAGCATATTTTTCTGCTTTTCCATCTTTTGTGATACATTTTGGAATAACAGATGTCTACCACATTGTTTCGGGTATAACCTACGCTCCTAAAACTATCCACTTTTCTCTCAATCCCAAAAATAAATATACGAATCTGAAAGAAGAATATACTCTGCAATATATACAAATTCCACTTCTTTTTAAGATGAATACACCCGATTTGTTACCAGGATTCAGAGCTTATGCCCAATTAGGTGCTTTATTTGACATACATATTCATCTTAAACCCAAAGATGATAAAAATTATTTTATACAAAAAGTGAACCCCATAGATATAGGGCTTTCTTTTGGAGCAGGGGTAGAAAAAGATATTTTGCATCAATTAGTTATTTTTGCAGGAATATACTACAATAGAGGTATGCTCAATGCAGTATCCGAAGCAAAGCAAAAAAATCTCATAATAAAGAATGATTTTATCTCTTTAGATATAGGAATTAAATTTTAA